A section of the Dehalobacter sp. DCM genome encodes:
- a CDS encoding uroporphyrinogen decarboxylase family protein — translation MNSRERVFATLDGKIPDRVPVLAQVGDHAGVSQGLTFDVMYKDARRAAEAHLKALNRYKYDSVAIQVEPSWPVVEACGGTLFYPPDKYPWITKNPILTEEDIKNFKMPDFAKAPGSKVTVEGTRILAESTDVPVGAYVTGPFTFSMQLFPYENFIRSINKKEFMHALIQKSTEVVNAYAQALKEAGASFLVICEHDLQMFAPATMTEFFIPYLKQALTYEYNILHMCGKVNNHLDVNGDALSDMEKLQMVSLGHHTDMLKFKKKYAGKLGFAGNLDHIVFLPQASAEEVEEKCGEIITAAKEGGQYMLSPGCEITADVPPENVEAMVRAAEKFGRYE, via the coding sequence ATGAATTCGAGAGAGAGAGTTTTTGCTACTTTAGACGGAAAGATACCTGATCGGGTACCTGTACTTGCCCAGGTTGGAGATCATGCAGGAGTTAGTCAGGGTTTAACTTTTGATGTAATGTACAAGGATGCGAGGAGAGCAGCTGAGGCGCACCTAAAGGCATTAAATCGGTACAAGTATGATTCGGTGGCGATCCAGGTGGAACCAAGTTGGCCGGTAGTTGAAGCGTGCGGCGGAACACTTTTTTATCCCCCTGACAAATACCCGTGGATCACGAAGAATCCTATTTTAACAGAAGAAGATATTAAAAATTTTAAGATGCCGGATTTTGCTAAAGCTCCTGGTTCAAAAGTGACTGTAGAGGGGACGAGGATCCTGGCGGAAAGTACAGACGTTCCGGTAGGTGCGTATGTAACCGGGCCGTTTACCTTCTCAATGCAGCTATTTCCCTATGAGAATTTCATCAGAAGTATCAATAAAAAAGAATTTATGCATGCCCTGATTCAGAAAAGCACAGAAGTAGTGAACGCGTATGCCCAAGCATTAAAAGAAGCCGGGGCATCTTTCTTGGTGATCTGTGAACACGATCTGCAGATGTTCGCTCCCGCAACGATGACCGAGTTTTTCATCCCATATCTAAAGCAGGCGCTCACCTACGAATATAACATTTTGCACATGTGCGGGAAAGTAAATAATCATCTTGATGTAAATGGGGATGCTCTGTCTGACATGGAAAAACTGCAGATGGTCAGTTTAGGGCACCACACAGACATGCTTAAGTTTAAAAAGAAATATGCCGGAAAGCTTGGTTTCGCCGGAAACCTAGACCATATTGTCTTTTTGCCCCAGGCTTCCGCAGAGGAAGTAGAGGAAAAATGCGGAGAGATCATCACTGCCGCCAAGGAAGGCGGACAGTACATGCTGTCACCGGGTTGTGAAATTACCGCTGATGTACCGCCGGAAAATGTAGAGGCCATGGTTAGAGCTGCAGAAAAATTTGGGCGGTACGAGTAA